In Rattus norvegicus strain BN/NHsdMcwi chromosome 1, GRCr8, whole genome shotgun sequence, a genomic segment contains:
- the Utf1 gene encoding undifferentiated embryonic cell transcription factor 1 produces the protein MLLRPRRLPAFAPPSPGSPDAELRAAGDVPVTTSDAFATSGAMADPGSPKAPVSPGSAQRTPWSARETELLLGTLLQPAVWRSLLLDRRQALPTYRRVSAALARQQVRRTPAQCRRRYKFLKDKLRDSQGQPSGPFDDQIRQLMGLLGDDGPPRVRRRSAGPGRPQRRGRSAFSALAPAPAVVEQEAELPLAAENAEPAPALRFSSSTTKSAGVRRITSSPPPTAIDTLPPEPGHTLESSPTPTPDHDTENPNEPPGLSQGRASPQVAPQSLNTALLQTLTHLGDISTVLGPLRDQLSTLNQHVEHLRGSFDQTVSLAVGFILGSAASERGILGDLRQ, from the exons ATGCTGCTCCGTCCCCGGAGGTTGCCCGCTTTTGCTCCGCCGTCGCCAGGTAGCCCCGACGCCGAGCTACGGGCGGCCGGGGACGTCCCGGTGACTACGTCTGATGCCTTCGCTACTTCGGGCGCGATGGCGGATCCTGGCTCGCCCAAGGCTCCCGTGTCCCCGGGCTCGGCGCAGCGCACGCCCTGGAGTGCCCGAGAGACGGAGCTACTTCTGGGCACGCTGCTGCAGCCGGCGGTGTGGCGCTCACTCCTGCTGGACCGCCGGCAGGCTCTACCCACTTACCGCCGCGTGTCCGCCGCACTGGCCCGTCAGCAAGTTCGGCGCACGCCCGCTCAGTGCCGCCGTCGCTACAAGTTCCTCAAGGACAAACTCCGAGACTCCCAGGGCCAGCCGTCCGGACCCTTCGATGACCAGATCCGCCAGCTCATGGGGCTATTGGGTGACGATGGGCCGCCGCGGGTCCGCCGCCGTTCTGCTGGTCCTGGACGTCCCCAGCGCCGTGGTCGCTCAGCCTTCTCCGCGTTAGCACCCGCACCTGCAGTGGTGGAGCAAG AGGCCGAGCTGCCGCTGGCTGCGGAAAACGCCGAACCTGCCCCCGCGCTCAGATTCAGCTCTTCCACTACGAAGTCTGCAGGCGTCCGCCGCATTACCAGCTCCCCACCTCCTACGGCCATCGATACCTTGCCTCCTGAGCCGGGCCATACCCTCGAATCCTCCCCGACGCCAACCCCCGACCACGACACGGAGAACCCGAATGAGCCTCCTGGCCTTTCCCAGGGCCGTGCTTCCCCTCAGGTTGCTCCCCAGTCTCTGAATACCGCATTGCTGCAGACCTTGACGCACTTGGGCGACATCTCAACAGTTCTGGGCCCTCTGCGCGACCAGCTGTCGACCCTGAACCAGCACGTGGAGCATCTACGAGGTTCCTTCGACCAAACCGTTTCTCTGGCTGTGGGGTTCATTCTGGGCAGTGCAGCCTCCGAGCGGGGCATCCTTGGGGACTTGCGACAATAA